One genomic segment of Bradyrhizobium diazoefficiens includes these proteins:
- a CDS encoding inorganic phosphate transporter: MTDVAFDRAVGDPTPVQPASRPNLDKGFNPLTMILFFGILAAGLLYVAYSIYADVDATGTRVTSYVPFILLFVALLIALGFEFVNGFHDTANAVATVIYTHSLPAEFAVMWSGLFNFLGVLTSTGAVAFGIVSLLPVELILQVGSSAGFAMVFALLIAAILWNLGTWYFGLPASSSHTLIGSIIGVGVANAMMRSRDGTSGVDWGKATEIGYALLLSPLVGFICAAVLLLLLKVIIKNPALYAAPEGNKAPPIWIRGLLILTCTGVSFAHGSNDGQKGMGLIMLILIGTVPTAYALNRALPQSQVAKFQQISDAASKVVAAKGAGHSIIGDPRPAVTQYITSHHITEGTYPSLSVLVKDVGDQVVKYGSLNKVPAEVVGNTRNDMYLTSEAIRFLMKDKENDLNKEEIAALNAYKGGLDSATKFIPTWVKVAVAIALGLGTMIGWKRIVVTVGEKIGKTHLTYAQGASAELVAAGTIFAADTFGLPVSTTHVLSSGVAGAMAANGSGLQVATIRNMVMAWVLTLPVAILLSGTLYVIFSRLF; the protein is encoded by the coding sequence ATGACAGATGTTGCATTTGACCGTGCGGTAGGCGACCCGACGCCTGTCCAGCCCGCTTCCCGGCCCAATCTCGACAAGGGCTTCAATCCTCTGACGATGATCCTGTTCTTCGGCATCCTCGCCGCAGGCCTGCTCTATGTGGCCTACAGCATCTATGCCGACGTCGATGCAACCGGCACCAGGGTCACGAGCTACGTGCCTTTCATCCTGCTGTTCGTCGCCCTGCTGATCGCGCTCGGCTTCGAGTTCGTCAATGGCTTCCACGACACCGCCAACGCGGTCGCGACCGTGATCTACACCCACTCGCTGCCGGCCGAGTTCGCAGTGATGTGGTCTGGCCTGTTCAACTTCCTCGGCGTGCTGACGTCGACCGGCGCCGTGGCGTTCGGCATCGTCTCGCTGCTGCCGGTAGAGCTGATCCTCCAGGTCGGCTCCAGCGCAGGCTTTGCGATGGTGTTCGCGCTGCTGATCGCCGCAATCCTCTGGAACCTCGGCACCTGGTATTTCGGCCTGCCGGCCTCGTCCTCGCACACCCTGATCGGCTCGATCATCGGCGTCGGCGTCGCCAACGCGATGATGCGCAGCCGCGACGGCACCTCGGGCGTCGACTGGGGCAAGGCCACCGAGATCGGCTACGCGCTCCTGCTCTCGCCGCTGGTCGGCTTCATCTGCGCCGCGGTCCTGTTGCTGCTGCTCAAGGTGATCATCAAGAACCCGGCGCTCTACGCTGCCCCCGAGGGCAACAAAGCCCCGCCGATCTGGATCCGTGGTCTGCTGATCCTGACCTGCACTGGCGTCAGCTTCGCGCATGGCTCGAACGACGGTCAGAAGGGCATGGGCCTGATCATGCTGATCCTGATCGGCACCGTCCCGACGGCTTATGCGTTGAACCGCGCTCTGCCGCAATCCCAGGTCGCGAAGTTCCAGCAGATCTCAGACGCCGCCTCGAAGGTGGTCGCGGCCAAGGGCGCCGGCCACTCGATCATCGGCGATCCCCGCCCGGCGGTGACGCAGTACATCACCTCGCACCACATCACTGAAGGCACCTACCCCTCGCTGTCGGTGCTGGTGAAGGATGTCGGCGACCAGGTCGTGAAGTACGGCTCGCTCAACAAGGTGCCGGCGGAAGTGGTCGGCAACACCCGTAACGACATGTACCTGACCTCGGAAGCGATCCGCTTCCTAATGAAGGACAAGGAAAACGATCTCAACAAGGAAGAGATCGCGGCCTTGAACGCCTACAAGGGCGGGCTCGACAGCGCGACCAAGTTCATCCCGACCTGGGTGAAGGTTGCGGTGGCGATTGCGCTCGGTCTCGGCACCATGATCGGCTGGAAGCGCATCGTCGTAACCGTCGGCGAGAAGATCGGGAAGACCCACCTGACCTACGCGCAGGGCGCCTCCGCCGAGCTCGTCGCCGCCGGCACGATCTTCGCTGCGGACACCTTCGGTCTGCCGGTCTCGACGACGCACGTGCTGTCATCGGGCGTCGCAGGCGCGATGGCCGCGAACGGCTCCGGTCTCCAGGTTGCCACCATCCGCAACATGGTGATGGCCTGGGTGTTGACTCTGCCGGTCGCCATCCTGCTCTCCGGCACGCTCTACGTGATCTTCTCGCGCCTGTTCTGA